One genomic segment of Sminthopsis crassicaudata isolate SCR6 chromosome 4, ASM4859323v1, whole genome shotgun sequence includes these proteins:
- the LOC141539447 gene encoding olfactory receptor 6N1 isoform X4, with amino-acid sequence MDTGNWSKVTEFIILGFPQLQGIQTYLFFLLLLIYLVTILGNLVIFLLVRLDTKLHIPMYQFVSVLSLLELGYTAATIPKMLANLLSHKKTISFSGCLLQIYFFHSLGASECYLLTAMAYDRYLAICRPLHYPTLMTSALCAKMAAGCWLGGLAGPIVEISLVSQLPFCGPNHIQHIFCDFPPVLSLACTDTSINVLVDFIINSCKILVTFLLILISYVQIIRTVFKIPSAEGKKKAFSTCASHLTVVIIFFGSILFMYVRLKKSYSLDYDRALAVVYSIVTPFLNPFIYSLRNKEIKNALKRQLQRIGI; translated from the coding sequence ATGGACACTGGAAACTGGAGCAAGGTCACAGAGTTTATCATCTTGGGCTTTCCCCAACTTCAAGGTATCCAAACTTACCTGTTTTTCCTACTGCTTCTCATCTACCTTGTCACCATCTTGGGAAACTTAGTTATTTTTCTGTTGGTCAGATTGGATACTAAACTTCATATACCAATGTATCAATTTGTTAGTGTCCTTTCCCTCCTTGAACTTGGATACACAGCTGCCACCATCCCTAAGATGCTTGCTAATCTTCTCAGCCACAAGAAGACtatctccttttctggatgtCTCCTTCAAATCTACTTTTTTCACTCTCTTGGAGCTTCTGAATGCTATCTCCTCACAGCCATGGCTTATGACAGATATCTTGCCATCTGCCGGCCCCTCCATTACCCTACCCTAATGACTTCAGCACTCTGTGCCAAGATGGCTGCAGGTTGCTGGTTGGGTGGCTTGGCAGGGCCAATAGTTGAGATCTCCTTGGTTTCTCAGCTCCCCTTTTGTGGCCCCAATCACATTCAGCATATCTTTTGTGACTTTCCACCAGTATTAAGTTTGGCTTGCACAGACACTTCCATCAATGTACTAGTGGACTTTATAATTAACTCCTGCAAGATCTTAGTAACTTTCCTATTGATCCTCATTTCTTATGTCCAGATTATTCGAACTGTCTTCAAAATACCTTCAGCTGAAGGCAAAAAGAAGGCATTTTCCACTTGTGCTTCCCATCTTACTGTAGTCATCATCTTTTTTGGGAGTATCCTTTTCATGTATGTGAGATTGAAGAAGAGCTACTCACTTGATTATGACAGAGCACTGGCTGTTGTCTACTCTATAGTCACACCCTTTCTTAACCCTTTCATTTATAGTCTACGCAATAAGGAAATCAAGAATGCACTGAAAAGACAGTTGCAGAGGATAGGGATATAA